The DNA region CCTGTACACCGCCGCGTAAGGTCCGGCGACAGCCTCGCCCTCGACCTCGTCGCCGGGCAGGACGGACCCGTTGAAGATGCCCCTCTTTATGGAGGCGACGTCCATGCCCCCGTGGGTCCTGCCGCTCGCCGACTCCCCCAACACCCCTTCCCGCTGCGAGAGGGCGAGGCAGAGGGAGAAACGCGCCATCTCCTCCGCCATCCCCCGCTTCCCGCGCGGCAGGGGTACCCGGTATCTCTCTTCCTCCTCCAAGGTCTTTCCCTTCCCTTTCCTCCGCCGCCTCCAAGTTTCCGCCCACGGCCGTCCCCCGGGGACCATGCGCGCTCCCCGCGCGGCCGCCGTGCCTTCACCGAAGGCTTCATCCCCGCCGGACGGCACGGTTGCCGCCTTCACCTCGCGACGATTATACCCCCTGCTCCCCCGCTCCCCGAAACCGCGGACAGATGCAGCCGCGTGGGTACCGCCGCCACTATGGGAAGCAAGACATAGATGTTAATATGTGTACGGAATTAGACGCCGCGTCCGGGAGGGGAGCAGGAAAGGAGGAACCTTGGCGAGCAAAGCCGACGTGACCATCTACGGCGCGGGGATGTCCGGCCTGGTGGCCGCCATCGACCTGGCCCGCAAGGGATACGGCGTGGTGGTCCACGACCGCGAGAAAGGGTACGGGGGGGACTCCATCTACAACCCCTCCACCCACACCACGGGTATCGACGTGGGGCGCACCTCGGAGTACGTGGGCATCGACCTCTCTCCCGTCTTCCACCCCTTGGCGCGCTGCCCCTTCTACTTCCACGAGACGGTGCTGGAGGCTCCCCTGGAGGACCTGGATATGTACACGGTGGAGCGCGGCAACCGTCCCACCAGCCTGGACACCCTGCTCTACGGGGAGGCCCTGAAGCTGGGGGTGGAGTTCAGGTTCGACTCCCCCCTGAGAAAGGAAGATCTTCCCAGGCTACCCGAGAACACCATCGTGGCCTGCGGGCTCACCCCCAGCGTCTACGAGATGCTGGGCATCCCCTACCTGCGCTGGTACGGATGGATCTCCCGCGGCGAGATAGGCTTCAGCAACATCTCCTGGATCTGGATCGACGAGGTCGTCACCGAGTACGGCTACCTGAGCTCGTGCAACAACTTCTACTTCGACCTCCTCTTCTCCATCCGCCCCATCGACCGCGCGGCTCTGAAGAAATACAGCGACTTCATGGCCCGCCACGAGGGGGTGGAGCACCGGGAATGGCGCTACGTCTCCGGGGCCGTGCCCATCGCCGCCCCTGACAACCCCCGGCTCTTCCACCGCGACCTCATCCTCTGCGGCACCATCAGCGGGGCCATGGACCCCTTCTTCTGGTTCGGCATC from Actinomycetota bacterium includes:
- a CDS encoding NAD(P)-binding protein, translated to MASKADVTIYGAGMSGLVAAIDLARKGYGVVVHDREKGYGGDSIYNPSTHTTGIDVGRTSEYVGIDLSPVFHPLARCPFYFHETVLEAPLEDLDMYTVERGNRPTSLDTLLYGEALKLGVEFRFDSPLRKEDLPRLPENTIVACGLTPSVYEMLGIPYLRWYGWISRGEIGFSNISWIWIDEVVTEYGYLSSCNNFYFDLLFSIRPIDRAALKKYSDFMARHEGVEHREWRYVSGAVPIAAPDNPRLFHRDLILCGTISGAMDPFFWFGILGALISGKVAAMAVYDRSKALEEFERFNRGFKAGFLFKQHVWYRIRPHVSLLELQLRLLGPQRLARMVAVGVKRGAKFPFNLPGFSLLGNY